atacCCCACCGCCCCAAAATGCTTGTTATTTAACGagcattttaatttatctttttgacTCAGTCCCTCCTTACTCCTATTCATATTAAATGTATCCCTGTCAGACTAATCTTGAACgttgtttttttctctgtccttctcaGAAACCGTCCCTGGCTCCCTCTTGGTGAAATTGAACATGCTGGTCTGGCATCTGAGGCCCTTCACTGTTGGCTGGTATTCTTTTCTTAACCTGATGTTCTACTGTTTTCCTCCATGCATTATGCACTTCTCATGCCCCACGGGCTCATTTGCTCTGAAATCCAGGCTATTCTCTCCCTCACATTTCACCTCCttcaggaagccctccctgattgAAGCCTGCAGAGGCGCTGTGGCTCCAGAATGCCTGGAACATTCCATTGGCGTCCCACATGTGGCCTTTCTCAGAGGGCTCAGGGGACTGTGGTTGGCCAGGGGGAGGCCATCGGCCACAGGTCACCGGATGCTCCCTGAACGGTGATGCAGCAGCTTGCTCCTTTTTGCCGCCTTCTCCCTCTGGTCCCTGTCCCCTCTGGAAGCTCTATGGGGGTTGTTCCTCACTGTGATCCCTGGAGGTGCAGAGCtcaagacccccccccccccccgagggaGCCGAGCCGAAGCCATAGGAGACACAGGGCTGCACAGCCAGGGCAGTCACTGCCTACCCCCACCGCCCCAAGACACAACGACCAAGCTCATGCCAGCTGGCATTTTAGAATAAAGAGATTTCTGAGAGGGGAAGAAGAGCTTCCTCAGAGCCGGGGACGTCTTATTCCACGATGAGAATAGGCAACGTGGGAGGGTAAAGATAACCCCTGCTCTGCCCTGAGTCTTAGGGAAAATGATCAGCCTCTGTTTGAGGCTCTGATCTTCACATTTCTACCTAGGGGAAAGAGTACCTTTTTCATGGGATAGTTAGGCAGAATAGATAGGGTTTAAGAGCCAGCATATAGATAGGTGATGCTTGgtatataataaatgtttaaaagattCCCAAGTTTTCAACCCAAGAATTCTTCTAGAAAAGAGGTTCCTGTTATGATGGATGCCTTCAGTGTATAGTCCTTTATGAGTTAGTGGGAGGGACTGAGTGTCCTTCCGTTGTCGGAGAAAGAAAGACTGTGCTATGCCCATCTCGTTGCCGCAAGCACCAGGTTTGCTGATCCTTTGCTGCCACACAGTGGCCAAATGCTTAAAGTGTAGTCTGCCTGCTTCGTCATCAGGTCCACAATAATGATGCAAGAGAGGAGAGTGTGGGGTGCGTGAGGAGCTGGGCTGTAAAGAGGACCTAGAGGACAGAAGAAAATGGCCCTGGACTCCAGGAAAGGAGGGCGATTTGTAGTTCCTGGGGAGGATGGGACAGCCTGGCTGAGGAGTGCTATAATCGTGCACATTAAATAGTCATTAAATCGCGGACTGTGCAAGCTGGAGGGAGTTTTAGAGACCTGCCCCCATGCCACCTCTACTGCTCCATCGCTTAGCATTATTCCTGCCCACCAGGGCATTGTGAGGTCCGGCCCCACCTACCTCTCCAGCCTCATACTGCTCCATTCTCTTGCTTGCTTTCTGGGCTCCAGAACTACTGGCCTCGTTTCTGTGCCGTGAATATCACAACCCCCTTCAAATACAGGACTGTATTAGCTTCTCGGGACTGCTGAAACAAAGGACTGCACACAACTGCATGGGCTAAAAcatatttattgccttaaaatCCTGAAGGCTTTAAGTCTAAAACCAAAGTGTCATCAGAGCATTTCTCCCCCTGAGTCTGTATGACATCTCTTCCTCGGCTCTTCTAGCATCGGGTGTTCACTGGCCCTCCTTGGCCTTCCTTGGCCTGCAGAAGTATGATGCTCTAATCTCTtcctcctccatcttcacatggccttctccccagtGCCTGCTTGGTCTCTGcccagatttcttctttttgggaCACCAGTCCTATTGTgtcagggcccaccctaatccggTTTGGTCTCATATTAACTCATCCCGTCTTTGAAGAGCCCATTTCCAAATAGGGCCATATTgacaggatgggggtgggggtgggggttaggaCCTGaccatatctttttgggggacacagttAATCCCATACTAAGGGACTTTTAGTGTGCCAGTCTCTCTATCTAAGATGCCTTGGTGCTTCTCCCCCACTGCTCACTGTTTGGCTTCGACCCATTCTTCAGTTCTCAGCCCAAAGCATTACCTCCTCAGGAAGTCTTCTCCAGTCCAGGTGTACCACGCTCCTCTGATACACGTTCTCATAAAACCACATTCTTTTTCCAAAGCGCTTTTCTCAGGTGATAATTAAGCATTCATCTATGTAATTATTTCAttgacatctctctctctctctcttgcatcAGCTCTAGGGTGATGATAGGGCCCCTTTCCTATTCTTAGCACCCTGGACAGGGCCCGATACAGAGTAAGACTTCAGTAGCTAGCCACTGGATGGATAGACATTtgcaggagaggagagaaagatttGGAGAGTATCAGGAGTGCTGAGGATCTTTCTGCCAACTCCAGGGCACACCACCTCCTTTTATTAGAGCTCTGACTTGACAAAGAGATGCATGGAAATCAGGCACACTCGTCATGAGGACACTATCCTCACTCAACCCCCTGCCTCACATACCACTTCCGGAACTTCTGGCTTGGCTTTCGTTTCCCCAAGCAGGTGTGCTGGACTGATGGGGGGTGCTAGCCAGCTTGAGAGAAGCCAGCTGTGGCCCATCTCTGATGAAGCTGGTcaaccacaaaacaaaacaacagcagcagcagggaCTTGAGGAGGTGGGCTGGACCCCTGACCATAGTGTGCTCTGTCCTCCCCTGGGTCTGGTAGTCTCACCATCCTCTCTTCAGTACCAAGGGATCAAAGCCCCATTGGTAAAATTGGGCGTGAGAGCTTGTCCCATGCTTGGAAAGGCAGAGTTCATGACCCAGATGGCAGCAGACCTCCCTCTTAGAGTAGGCTAAGACAGACACATGAttccacaaaatgggaaaagcCTCTGAGGAAGGAGCTCCTGGCCTGAGATCTTCAGAATCAAGGGCATGTGAGTTGCAGAAGCAAGAGGCTGCCTGAGATGCTGCTTCTAGGAAGAAGGGGCTTGAGCATAGAGGTTTTCCTCTTAGAAAACTACTCATTCTTTCCAGGCAACTGGTCACATGATCCCTAGGGTAACACAAGCCTAATTGAAtgggagtatttttttttccaaaaaacttCTCCTTTACATTTAATTTGTATATCATTTGAAAAGGTAGTTATATGTTACAAattcagaaaagaacaaaagagaaaaaatatcatGTTAGgggatgatattttaaaactttgccaAACAACAGAGTTGGAGTAAGGATGGGGTAGAAGTGGAAAGAAAAGTGCTGATACTTCATATCATTTTGGGAAGAATTGCTCTTTATTTTCAGCATTAAGTAAAGAAAAAGTTTACCTAGAATTCAGGGTAAGGTAAATTGTTCCATTTCAAGGCTCTTCTGGAATATGCTTCTAGTATAGCTTCATTCTACGGTTTGAGATGCTGTGAGCTCTCAGTAATTTCAATATCTCACAGTCAACATATGCTCAAGTTAAACAAGAAAATTTGGGCTCTGCAATCAATTTTTAACTGTCCATGTTTTGTTCCTTTCCTCTGCTAATGTAGAAATCAAGAGCCATTTATAGTTTGTTTATAGATCCAGACAGAGAAGACATTCAAACTCAGGAGGCTGGAGAAGCCTAAAAACAACAGGATGAGTGTGAGTTATAATGGCAGTGATGgtaggggagggagaaggggtcTGAGGGGAGCGTCTGTCATTGGGGATTTTGGGTGGCACAGCAGCTCCTTCTCCTAAGGATTTGCTCTCCAAGATGGCTCTGCGACTCGAGTCTCTTTGACTTCACCTCAATGCAGTCTCCACCAAGAGACACAGATCTTCAGGCAGGCAGGGTTGCCTCCTTTCCTGGGCCTGACTCTTTGTTCTGGTTGCTTTTGCCTTTGGTTATTTTCCAGACCAGGATGAGTTGAGTGACTGGAGTCATCAAAAGTGCAGAGAAGCGCACTTCTACTAAGTAACAGGACTAGATGTGGCGGTGGAGAGTGTCCCTTTATCTCATCAGAAGGCTGTAAGCTGTGGGGAAGACAGATTTTGCAAAGAAAGCTGAGATATGTGGTCTAAGTCGACTGCTGACACAAGTAAGAACACAAAAAGAGTTGGGCTTGCTATTTGTTAGAGCCTAGTGATGGGTGTGGAGCTGTGACTACACATCTACTGACCCTGTCCCTCACGTGGGCTCATTTCCCCTTGGATAACTGAGCAGACAAAAGAGCTCACTCAGCAAGGTTTAAACAAGTTCTAATGCAAATGCAGTCCTGAGATGAAAGTGCAATTAACAAATCAATTGGTTAGTGAAAGGCTTCTGAAGCTTTATGATGTCATTTCAGGGTGAGGTTAGGATTGGAACTGAAGGCTCCAATCCACAAGTCTCTGCCCTCTGAGTACCACTTTCCATCATATATGACCTCCAGATTAAAAAGTGAGCTTGTGGAGATGCTCtttcaattctctctctctctcttttttaaagaagcaacttatttctttgaaataattatagatataTGGAAAGTTGCAAAGATAACATAGTTAGGTCTCATGTACCATTCACCTAATTTCCCCCAGTAGTAATAATACAAAATGAAACCAATACATTGACCTTAATTCAATGTGTGTAGTTTTTTGCCATTTTACTACATATGTAGACTACAACCACAATCAAAGTATGGAGctagaatatatacaaaaaaaactaacaTCCATGTTATCAGAattccaggaagagaaagaaagaaagagaggctgaaaaagtattcaaagaaataacatctGAAAATTTCTCAGAGTTAGCCAAAAGACATAAAACTAGACATTCAAGAAGCTGAActaactccaaacaggataatcCTAAAGAAACCCACACCAAGACACATCATAATGAAACctgaaaaaactaaagaaatcttgaaagcagccagagagaaaCAATGCCTTATCCATAGGGGGAAAAACTATTTTAATGACATCTCTCATCAAGAACCATGGAGGCACAAAAAAAGTGACACCACATTTTTCAAGCATTGAAAGAAAAGATCTGTCAACCTTGCTTTCTATATCAGGTGAAATTATTtttcaggaatgaaggaaaattaagaaaatttgttGCCATAAGACCTACCCTAAATGAATATCTAATCATAGAAGAAGGAATTTGGGAAAAtgatgaaggaagaaagaataatggatagagcaaaaatatggataaatacaGATAAATCCAACAAACCTCCCTCTTCCTCTTGAGTTCTCTAAATTGTGTTTGATGATTAAAGCAAAAAGCATAATGTTGTCTGACATTGGTCTCAATGAACTTGGAGGAAGTAGTTCAGGAAACTATATTATAAACAAGCGTGGATGAAGGGACATGAGAGGGAGTAAGGTTTGTACACTTTGCTGAACTAGTAAAATGGTGACACCAGTAGATCTTTGTGGTGTTCTTTTTTGTCTtgtcccacaggtccctcaggttccattcacatttttaatccagtctattttctcccttttattcAGATTGGAtcatttatattgttttgttttcaattcacAGAATCTTTCCTCTGTCCCTTCTATTCTGCAATTGAACCCGTCCATTGAGGTTTTGTTtcgtttttgggtgcatggtcagggaattgaacccagatctcctgcatgtaaggtgatcattctactgctgaaccacctgtgcaccccatccactgagtttttaattttggttattgtatttttcagttctaaaattcctaattggttcttctttatatcttctataTCTTtcctgagattttctattttttaatttgtttcaagtGTGTTCATACTTGCTTACTgaagcatttttataattcttcAAAATCCCTGTTAGCTTATTTCAATATCTGTGCCATCTTGGTGTTGGCatctgttgattgtcttttctcattcaagttgAAATTTTCCTAAATCTTCATATGATGTATGATTTCACTGCatacataaaatgtatattatGTTGTGAGACTTTGGATCTTTAAAACTGTCTTCTCTTTTAGCAGGCTTCCTCTGATCCCATGCTGGTGATGGAAGGGAGGGGTTGCCTTGCTAATGCCAGGATGGGGTGGAGGTCCAGTTTCTTCATCAAGTCTCCTTTGACATCCCAGGTCGGTACATTCTTACTTCTGGGTGGATGTGGGATTTTAGCTTACATACTCAACCTCTGTTGACACCTCCCTGtcagggagagggaaggggtgCCCTGATACCACTGGGTAGGGGTTAAAGTTCAGATCTCCACGTGGTCTCTACTGACATTTGTTTTCATCCCATTACCTCTGGGCAGGGATGAAAGTCCCAGCTCCCCACTCAGCCTCGACGATACCGTTCTGGCAAGGGGTGTGTGAGAGAGGAAGGGGTGCCTTATTACAGGTAGGCAGGTATAGACTTCTCCTTTGGCCTTTGCTGGTAGTGGTGGGGGTGGAGCTGTGAGTTCTTCCATAGTGTTTGGCTGGAGTAGGGCAGTTATGGTCTAACAGTTTTCTGTCTTACTGGATTCTCCTTTTCCTGGACATTTTTCTACAAAGAGTAGGCTTTTCTCAGGACTTTATACTGTCTGTGCTTCTCTAGCACTGAGTCCAGGATATGAAGCTAAGACAAAACCCAGGGAACACCCTGTCAAGTCAATCCTTGGGTGTTGAGCTCTCTAGTTGTTCTGCCGTCCTTTACCCATCTTTCATAGATTTCTTATGCTTGATTTATATACTATGCTAATAGATTTTAGCTGTGCTTAGCAGGAGTTAAAAAGAGAGAAGTATATCTACTACATTTTGATCCAGAACCTCTTTTAACACAATTTGGTGCAATACCAACATTCAGGCAGGTGAATTTTGGAGTCCAGGCACCAACACTTCCTTTCTGTGTCACCTCGGttaagtcatttaatctctctgagctttcatttattcatcagaaATGGAATTATGGTGATGACACCAAATTTATAGGTTGTTATGGGAATGAAATGACTGgcaaataaataataactttTCAACCATAACATTCTATACAAATGTACTTCTTATTATTTTACATAAGaactaggaagaaagaaaagggaaacaagTTCAAGTTTTCTCAAGCTGGTTCTCCCAACTCTACTACAAACTTTCAAAGATATGTAAATGAATTGTCACCCCAAAAGATACCTATGTCAAATTTCTGGAATCTGTGGCTGTTACCTtatatgctgttttagtttcccaggctgcttaggaaaatatcatgaaatggtttggcttccacaatagaaatttatttattcatggttttgagggtagGAAAATGtgtaaatcaaggcatcatcaaggcaatgctttctttctgaagaccagctgctggtgagGCTTGACTCCTCTCCCAcatgcaaggcacatggtggcatcagCTGGTGTCTTCCTTctgggttttattgatttcagcttcttgcttccattgctttccttctctcatggctgaattcattccatttataaaggactctagtaataggagacccatcctgactgggctgggccacacacaccttaactgaagtaatctcatcaaaagttccgacttacaatgggctcatacccacaggaatagattaaattcaagaacgtgtttttctggggtacatacaacttcaaatcaCCACATATAGCAAAAGATGCAATTAGGCTAAGAATCTTGAGAGGAAGGGCTTATCCTAGATTATTCTGGTGTCCCTGACTGCAATCATATGTGTCCTTATGAGGGGTAGAGAGTTTTGAGAGAGACAGGCACACAGAAGAGATTATGACATGAAAACAGAGTTGAAAAAGATAGGACCACCGTCTAAGGAATGCCACTAGAAGCTGGAAAGAAGCAAGGAAAACATTCCCCCGTAGGGCCTCTGGAGGGAACATAGCCTTTCCAACACGTTGAatttggatttctggcctccagaacagtgggataaaaaaattctgttgttttaagccaccgaatttgtggtaatttattacagcagccccAAGGCAATGAATATGGATATTTATGGAGCGTTAGAGAACATCTAGTCCAATGTCTTCACTTActgggtgaggaaactgaggaattACAGCTAGGACACCAGAATAATCCAGGTTAAGCCCTTCCTTTCAAGATTCTTAGCCTAATTCCATCTTTTGCCATTCCCTCAATCAACTGTCAGAAGTTAAATTgtgcttcatttatttctgagcagaaataaatgttgGAAACTGGGTCATGTTGAAGTGCTGGGAAGGTTGAGCCCCTCCAGTGGCTTACCCACCACACCGTAGAGGAAAGGCTTCCCACAGCAGTAATGACCTGGGTGCTGGCGGCCGGACAACTaaatagaacaaaaagaaaacatggcaTTGGGGGAATACTTTCTCCCTACtcctgatgttttctttctttaacacTCCTGGTCTTTCTTTACACTGACATTTGTTCCCTTCCCCCTGAGGTGCAGAAAGGACCCATGTGGGTCTGTCTGCTGCTTTCTGTAAATTGACAGGGGCAGGCCCCTTGGGTGCGAAGCCTATAGCTTTCTGTTGGTAATTTTACTGGGTAGGTGAGTCGTCCAATTCTAAACCTTCCTGTTAGAAAGTCCACTGTGGTGGCATGCCTAAATCATATCTTCTAATATGGTCTTTATCAGTTATTAAGTTGAGTTTTACCAATTGCCTTATTTCTCTATCTCTACTGGTTCAGAAGTTGGGTGGTAAAAAGGGACGTATTATGTGTCAAGGTGGAGAAAAGGGAGGCATTATGCATTAAGCACTTAAATCCGAAATGCACAGATTCTCCATGAACTCTGAGACTGGCCCCTAGATGCTGGTAACAGAGTCTCAAGAGTCTCCCAGCTTCCAGGGTCTCTTGAGACCTGCTTAAGGAAACTATTTAATTTAAATCTCTAATATGGAAGACAGCAGGAGAGAAAACCAGAGTTTATTACCCCCTCTGTTATGTATAAGACACTCTCTTACATGCTTCggcatatcttattttatttactacAATAACCTGAGAGACAATAATAGCAATAAGTTATTGCAACATTTCTTTCCACCAACTACTGGGCTAAGTGCTTTACCTGCATCAGCTCACTTAATTCTCTCAAGCATCATATCATCAGATAACTGAAGTTCAATGAGATTGAGTCACTTATTCAAGGTCATGCAGAAATTAGTTTTAGAATCAAGTGTTTAGTTTTAGATTTATTGGTTTTTAAACTCCAACTCAGTGCTCTTTTCATTCTAGTGCTGTTTCTATTCTATGCTATTCTTCTATCTGTTCAAAAACCTAGAATAGTTCTTAACGTATCGTGTGTCAATGCAAACCCATACCTGGGGTTTGTAATATTGTCTATTGATTATTTGTTTAATCAGTTTAGCCAGTATTTTCACCCAAAGTGGGAAACTTCACTCCCATGCCCCTCTTTGTACTCACATCTTTCCCTTTCCTACTTCTGAAGAATTTCTCTCACCTGGAACAACTTCCTTCCTGTCCTTTTAGCtctctcttttcaattttcaagcCTTCAGCGGGTGACTGCTACATTCTGATAACCCTATGTCAATATTACCCTAGCCCTTTAAGTTTGttcctttgttcattcatttattcatgcatttaCTTCTTCATCCCCAAACATTTACtaagtgtctgtgtgtgtgatgggggggcggggggcaggcaGACATCAAAATTCCATCACCAACTGCAAAGACAGCAGTATTTCAAATTAGTTAAGTTGAATTTCAAATTTAGGTCTGAATGGAGGTCAGGCCACAACGCAGGAGAAAATATGGTTTGCTACTTACAGGTCCCAGAGAGAGAAAGGTGCTGTGTGAGGTTGATAGGAAGTGTGATTGGCTGGGGTGGCTCAACCGGCAGGTGGAGAACACACACGGCAAAGAAGAGGGACCTGAGAGCTTGTGCCTTTATCGTGGTCCTGCTGGAATCAAGGATTTGCTCGTGTAAAACAACCACGTGGGAAAGAGAAAGGGGTGGGTGTCTGAAGGTGGTAGTGATGCTTAGTTTATCATCTCCGACCAGCTGAGGAGCTTGCGTgaggtgggtgggtggtggcTGCAGATGCAAGTTTGGGCTCTGGAGACGTTTATGCCCCAGAGCTGGAAAGCAGCTCATTAACGGTGCCAAAAATCAGTGTTGGAGTAAGTTTCTAAGTCAAAGTAAGGTGGATGCTGAAGCAGCAGGCAAAAATGTTTTTGATAGCTATGACAAGTAGCAATTCAATCaattcatttctgactttaacTACCCAGAGTTAGGACAGACTCCATAGGTTTAGGGGAATCCTCTACAAGATTGCCCTGCAGATGCTGTCACAGGGTTGGGACCCATCTGAAGCACAAGTGGGGGCCCAGACCACCGGTACCTCTGATCAAGTGGATACAAATTTGGGGGTTCTGAGGTTCAATAATTTACTAGAACGACTCACAGACCTCACTGAAAGCATTGTGCTTACGATTTTAGCTTTATTATAGCAGAAGTATACAAATCAGAGGAAGTAAATGAACAGACACATAGTGTGAGGTCTGGGGGTTTTAATACAAGCCTCCATGTCCTATACACATGTGTTCTGAAACTCTGTGCATTCCAGAAAAGCAtgctcttaaagttaatccattcttctCAGTGaagacccattgtaagtagaatctttttaatatttttattgtaaacaacatacaaatattctataaatggTATACAGTcaattgctcacaatatcatcacatagtgtgcattcatcaccatgatcatatttttgaacgtttgcatcactctggCAAAAGAAATTAGAAGGGAAAAAACCGCATATGTGCCatctcttacctctccctctcattgagcactagtatttcaatctattcaatttattttaatctttgtttcccctattatttgttcattttttatccatattttttactcatctgtccatactatagataaaaggagcgtcagacacaaggttttcaccatcacacagtcacattgcaaaagctatatcattatacaatcatcttcaagaaacatagctactggaacacagctctatagtttcaggcagttccctctagccaccctaatcatcataaactaaaaagggatatctatataatatgtaagaataacctccagtctaacctcttgactctgtttgaaatctctcagccactgacactttattttgtctcatttctctcttcctcattctggtagagaaggtgttctcaatcccttgatgccaagtcccagctcatcccaggatttctgtcccatgttgccagggaggttcacacccctgggagtcatgtcccatgtagactgggggagggcagtgagtttgcttgttgtgttggctgagagagagaggccacatctgagcaacaaaagaggttctctgggggtgactcttaggcctaatcttaagtagtttagcctctcctttgcaggtataagtttcataggggcaaaccccaagattgagggctcagcctattgatttggttgtccccactgcttgcgagaatatcaggaattctgtaaatggggaagttgtatttccgccccctttctccccattccccccaggggattttgcaaatgctttttttattcactgttcaagtcactctgggatttattggggcatcacactaacctggacaaatgaacaaaatctcatgccctattcaaggctccatgtatttatggtgttcaattaaattgaccatacaagttaaaagtaggaaatgcactagtcaaaatataaattttgcaccaaattaaacatttctccctttaatctcacacagaaactgaagttctaaaatatgagtgaccatctattttcaataccctgcaatactgacattcccttgttcttcctcaggcaaaaacaatttttatctttgtacatttagtcactatcattgtacactctaggcattcctaaattataccatctcagtctttatcgtctatctttccttatgatttcatatgtccccccagcccttctcccttcatcattctcacattcagcttcattcattgtacttagattattgtgctacaatcaggcagtattgtgctatccatttcagaatttttgtaagtagaatcttttgatgagattactttagTTTTGTGTATTCTCAGATTCCTCAGATTCCACCCTCAGTTCTCTTATCTTCTGAAATCTACTCTTGTTACCTCATCCACATTCATGGTTTCAATGATAACaaaccatgttttaaaattttttttatattttaatattttcaatttgaaaatattttaatatttttattgtaaacaacaaacatgcAACAAACAGAAACGGAAACGGTTTCCATTCCTAACTCCAGATTCATAAATCTAATTTGCCTTATTGAATCTTCATCTATCTCACAAGCATCTCAAACCCAGCACATCCAAACCCATCCCATTATCTTCCCGTTCATCCGCGCTTCTCCTCCATGCCCTATCTCCAAAGCATGATACCGGGGAGTCATCCTTGACTGCTCTTTCTTCCTAACTCCCTGCAATTACTCAATTTCAATGTCCTGTCCATTCTACTTCTGAAATCTCTCCCAAGTTCACCCCTCCTCTTTGTCTCTGCTTCTACCTTAGCTCAAGTTTTCATTATCTGGTCCTCATCAGTTCTTGACTGGATCACTGCAATAGTTTATCAATTAGTTTTCTTATCTCTAATAGTCCTATCCCCTTGTAATCTAGTAGTCCTATCCCCTTGTAATCTAGCCTACTCAATGTTAACATTGTATAGgctataaatgtataaaaatacatttatatttaaataaatcagaCAGTTTCATTCCTCAAAACCTGTCCTTTCTGTCCCTGTTCCTGTTAAGATAAAGGCCTTAGTATATAAACTCTTCATTCATGCTcttccctgcctgcctgcctgtccCTTCCTGTCATGCTTTCCCATGCATTTTATACTCCTTCCCAAAAT
This is a stretch of genomic DNA from Tamandua tetradactyla isolate mTamTet1 chromosome 4, mTamTet1.pri, whole genome shotgun sequence. It encodes these proteins:
- the SMIM42 gene encoding LOW QUALITY PROTEIN: small integral membrane protein 42 (The sequence of the model RefSeq protein was modified relative to this genomic sequence to represent the inferred CDS: inserted 1 base in 1 codon; substituted 2 bases at 2 genomic stop codons), with the translated sequence MNVDELTAFXXDKGTLSTATSSPVXLVEVRFSALLMTPVTQLILVWKITKGKSNQNKESGPGKEATLPA